CGCCGACGCGAAGCCCGGCGACCATCCGATCCGTTCCCAGATCACCTACCAGATCTGCAACGAGAACGCCTGCTTCCCGCCGACCTATCAGACGCTCCCGGAAGTCGTGGTGAAGGTGGGGTCCCCGGCCGCCGCCAGCCCGGCCGTCGCATTTGCGAGTCCCGCGCCGACGCAGACGCCGACGGCGCCGTCGGCCGTGACCCCGACCCTCTTCACAGCTCCCAAGGAGACGCCGGCTACTCCGGTCGTCGCGGCGGCCCCTCCGCAGGCGTCGCCGGCGGCCTCGCTGGTCGCGGCCGCTCCCGCACCTGCGGCCGCTACGGCCACGGCACCCGAAGGACCCTCGGTCGCTTCGGCCGCCGCCCCGATCAGCGAGATCGCCCGCACGGCGCAGCAGGGCTTGATCCCGTTCCTGATCGCCTCGGCTCTGGGCGGCCTGTTCGCGCTGGTGATGCCCTGCGTCTGGCCGATGGTGCCGATCACCGTCAACTTCTTCCTCAAGCAGGGGAAGGAGGGCAAGTCGAAGACGACGGGCTTGGCGTTCGCTTACTGCCTGGCGATCATCGGCATCTTCACGATGGTCGGCGTCTTCTTCTCGTTCTTTTTCTCGGCCGCGTTCCTCCAGAACCTGGCGAACAACCCCTGGCTCAACCTGGTCGTCGCCGCGCTCTTCCTGGCGTTCGGCCTGAGCCTGCTGGGCCTGTTCGAGATCAGCCTGCCGAGCTTCCTGCTCAACGCCTCGTCGAAGGGCGAGAGCCGAGGCGGGCTGATCGGCGTCATCTTCATGGCGTTGACCCTGACGATCACCTCGTTCACCTGCACCTTCCCGGTCGTGGGCGGGCTGCTGGTCATGGCGGCCGGTGGCAACTTCCTCTACCCGATCATCGGCCTGGCGACCTTCGCCACGGTCCTCGCCCTGCCCTTCTTCCTGCTGGCCCTGGCTCCTGGCCTGCTCTCGAAGATGCCCCGCAGCGGCGACTGGATGAACTCGGTCAAAGTCGTGGGCGGCCTGGTGGAGATCGGCGCGGCGCTCAAGTTCCTGAACACGGCCGAGCTGGGCTACGTCACCCCCGAGAACGCCTGGTTCGACGCCCAGGTCGTGCTGACCGCCTGGATCGTGCTGGCGATCGTCTGCGGCGTCTATCTCCTCGGCCTCTTCCGCACCGACCACGATTACGACGAGGTGAAGGTCGGCCCCGGCCGGATTTTGTTCGGCTGCCTATTCCTCGGCCTGGGCCTTTACATGACGCCCGCCCTCTTCGGCCGGCCTCCCCAGGGCCTGATCTGGGACCGCATGATCGTAGGCATACTCCCCCCCGACTCGAGCGAGTTGGTCGCCGAGGTCCGATCTGCCGGGACCGGAGCCGGCGAGGCCGTCGACGAGGTCAAGGCGACGTCGACCGACCCCGCGAAGGCCGAGCGAGAGCAGAAGAACCTTCACGGCGTCCTCTGGGGCATGAGCCTCGACCAGGCGAAGGAGGAGGCCGCCGCCAAGGGGCGACCGGTGCTGATCGACTTCACGGGCGTCAACTGCGCCAACTGCCGGCTGATGGAGCGGAACGTCCTGCCCCGGCAAGACGTCGTGAAGCTCCTCAAGAAGTTCGTCACGGTCCAGCTCTACACTGACCGGGTGCCGATCGCCTCGCTCACGGCCAGGCAGCGCGAGGACCTGGCGCTCCTCAACCAGGAGCGGCAGCTCGACCTGGCCGCCGAGCAGACGAATCCGTTCTACGTCATCATGACGCCCGACGGTAAAGTCGTCTCGTCGATCGGCGGCTACAACGAGCCGGCAGTCTTCCAGGAGTTCCTGACCAAGGCTCTCGACAAGGCCCAGGGGGGGGCACGCGTCGCGCAGGTCGGCGAGCCGCGTTGAGCCGACGCTTCACGGCTAGAGGATCATCGATAGAGCGGTTCCAGGCCCAGCGCCGTCCGCTCCCGTTCGACCGCGAACGGGTCGTTGACGGGGTTGTCGGGCCGCCGGCCGGAGAGCACGTTGAGGACGTCGCGCGCGACCATCGTGGCCATGTTTCGCAGGCCTTCCTCGGTCTGTGCGGCGCTATGGGGCGTGAGCATGACGTCGCGACGGCCGATCAGCGGGTGGTCGAGCGGTGGCGGCTCGACGTCGAACACGTCGGCCCCGTAGCCCCAGAGCAGCCGCGCGTCGAGCGCGTCGGCGACGGCCTCCTCGTCGACAACCGGCCCCCGGCAAGTGTTGATGAGGATGCAGTCCTCCTTGATGTTCGCCAGGGACGCACGGTCCATCATCCTGCGGGTGCTTGCGTCGAGCGGGAGGTGCAGGCTCACGTAGTCGGACTGTCGCAGCAGCTCCACGTAACCCACGCGCAGGGCGCCGGCTCGCAGCTCGACCTCTTCGGGGGCCTGGACGATGTCGTGGTAGAGGACGCGCATCCCGAAACCCAGGTGGCAGGCCTCCCCCAGGCGGCGGCCGATCCGTCCGAAACCGACGATCCCCAGGGTGCGTCCCCGGATCTCGCGGCCGCGCATCGTGGTGCGAACCGCGTAGTTGCCGGCCTCCAGCTCGCGGATCATGGTCGGGAAGTGCTTCGAAAGGCCGATCATCATGGCGATGACGTGCTCGCAGACGTCCTCGGTGTTGGCCCCCGGCGTATAGACGACCTGGACGCCGCGGGCGGTCGCCGCGGGGACGTCGATGTGGTCGAAGCCGACGCCGTGCCGTCCGACGACCCGCAGCCGCTTCGCCGCCCCCAGCAGCGGCGCGTCGATCGCGCCGGCGGTGCGGGTGATGATCGCATCGGCGTCGCGGGCCGCCGCCGCCACGGCCTCGCGGTCCTTGGGGTCGACCATGCGGACCTGGGCGGCTTCCTTGACGAGCCGCAGGCCGGCTTCATCCATACCCGTCAGCATGAGAACGATCGGCCGGTCCGGCATGGCGCGTCACCAGGGAAGCTGAGAGGAATGCGCGGGCGTCGGCGATGCGTCGCTGACGCCCGGGGCGCGAGCTACTATCATGGGGAAGATCCCGGACGTCGCCTCCGGGTTCGGTGGTCCTAGATTAAGTCCCAACATGACTCGTGACAATCCGTGGTCGCCGCCCCTGGCCGCCTGGCTCGTGGTCCTCGCGGCGGTCGCCGCCCGCCTGGCGGTCGTGATCGCCGCCGGCGGCCGCTTTGAGGATCCCGACAATTACCTGCCCCTGGCGCGCTCGGTGGCCGCGGGCGAGGGCCTGACCTTGCGTGGCCGGCCCACGGCATACCGGCCGCCGCTCTACCCCCTGATACTCGCCCCGCTGACGGCCGTCGCGGGCGATCGGCCGACCTTCGGGCTGGCGATCCTGCACATCGCCCTCGGCGCGGTGGCCGCGGGGTGCACGATCCTCGCGGCGCGTCGGATGGGGACGAGCGCCCGACGCTCCCTCGTCGCGGGACTGATCGTGGCCCTCGATCCAGTCCTGGTCTGGCAGTCGCGATCGGTGATGACCGAGACGCCGACGGCCTTCCTGATCGCCGCGGCGCTCGCCCTGGCCGCGCATGAATGTCGCTGGGCCGCTCCCGGAGCGGGCGTCGCACTGGGTCTGGCCGCGCTCTGCCGGCCGAGCATCCTGCCGGGCGCGGGCCTGGCCGCCCTGGCCGCGGCGCTCGCAGCACCTGGGACTCACAGGGAGCGACTGCAACGCGGGATCGGCCTCGGGGTGGCCGTCGCGGCTGTGCTGACGCCCTGGGCCGTGCGGAATAAGATCGCGCTGGGCGAGGCCGTCTGGACGACGACCCACGGCGGCTACACTCTAGCCCTGGCGAACAACGAAGTCTACTACCGGCAGGTCCTCGACGGCCCTGCCGGCGGAGTCTGGACGGGCCGGGAGCAATGGCTCTGGTGGGACTCGGTCAATCGTCGGACCGCCGGCATGAGCGAGCCGGCGGCCGACCGGCTGATGCGCGACGAGGCCATCGAACTCGCCCGCCGCGAGCCGGCGAAGTTCGCCCACGCCTGCGCGGCGAGGCTCGCGACTTTCTGGAGCCCCACCCCGGCGGCGGGCGTGTACGGCGGGCGGGCCCGGGCCTTGACGCTCGCCTGGACCCTGCCGCTCTGGGCGGCCCTCTTGCTCGGCCTGGCGAGCCCGACGTTCCGACGCTGGCCGGGGATCGTCGCGCCCAGCCTGATCCTCGGCCTGACGGTCGTCCACTCGTTCTACTGGACCGACCTGCGCATGCGGGCCCCGATCACGCCGGCGATCGCGCTGATCGCCTCTTCGGCCACCTGGCCCCGCCGCATGGGGTCGTGAGCGTCGGCCCTCAGACCAGGGCCTTCTCGGGATCGGAGGCGTCCGGTGTCGCTTCCTCGGCCACCGGGCCCGGCCGGCCGGGCTTGCGGCGGAAGACGATCCAGCGCGACATCGAGAAGCTGATCCCGGTCGCCACGACGATGCCGACGACGGCCGCCGCCAGGCGGTGCCGCGCGAACACGCCGAACCGGCTCGGCAGGTAGAGCCGCAAGGTCAGGCTCACCACGATCCCCAGGGCGTTCCCCAGGGCGTAGGTCAAATACTGCCGCACGATCGAGCCCGCGCGAGTGTCGTTGAACGTCAAGCGGCGGTTGAGCAGGAAGTTCCAGCTCATCGCCGCCCAGATGGAGAGCGAGCCCGCGACGAACATGGGCCAGGTGAAGCCCCGGCCCGGGTCGACGGTCCCTCCGAAGCCCACCGAAGCGAGGAACCAGAGCAGGAGGGCGTAGAGCGAGAGGTCGACGAACATCCCCGAGGCGCCGACGAGGCAGAACTGGACCAGCCGCGAGAGCGTCCCGAAGCGATGGTCGAGCACCCGCTTGAGCTGCCTCACGTCGTCGAGGCGGACCGCGTCGATCCGGCGCTGATCGTTCCGGCCCGTGTTCACCGGGACGTCTACCAGCCGGCCCGAACACCACGTGAGGACGTCCAGGAGGATCCGCGAGCCGGAGATCTTCTGGTTCTCCATGACCAGCGACCGGACCGCGGAGCGACGCAGCGCCGCGAGGCCTGAGAGCCCGTCGGACGTCCCCAGCGCCAGCCGCCCGAGGATCGACAGGGTCTTGCCGCGTACGCCGCCGGGGCTCAGCAGGCGACGGCTCGACCGGGGGACTCCGACCACCACGTCGGCCGTGCTCGTCCTCAGGGCGTTCAGGACCTGGAGAAGCGCCTCGGGGCCGTATTCGCGCGAAGGGTCGAGGATCACCAGCAGTTCGCCCTTGGCGACGGTCAGGCCCTGCCGCAGCAGGCTCACGTTGTCGGCGGCCTCGTCGACGACCTGGATCATCGGGTGGACGCCGACGATCGAGCGCTCTCCCGGCGTGGATCCGGCCCAGATCACCTCGACCCCGTCGACGCCATCCTGCTCCAGGAGAAGGCGGCGATACGTCGCCAACTCGCCGTTGCGGAACGGCTCGTCTCGGGTCCCGGGAACGATCAGGCTGATGAGGCTCATGAGGCGGGCGGTCCTTCAACGCGGGGCCATATCACTCGGCGAGGGCTCGCTCGATCCAGCCGCCGCCGAGCACGAGGTCGTCCTGGTAGAGCGTGACGACCTGCCCGGGGGCGACCGCGGGCTGCGGGACCTCGAACCGGACGCGGACGCGACCATCCGCCAGCGGCTCCACCACGGCGGGGACGGCGTGATGCCGAGCGCGGATCTGGGCCAGGCACGACGCGGGGCCATCGGGTGTAGGGCCCTGCCAGTTGAACCGCGAGGCCTCCAGGCCGGGACGGGCCAGCGACTCCTTGCGGCCCACGGTCACCGTCCGGGAGGTCGGCTCGATCTGGACGACGTAACGGGGCGCCCCGAGCGCGACGCCCAGCCCCCGGCGTTGGCCGATGGTGAATTTCTCGATGCCGGAATGCTCGCCGAGCACCGCGCCGTCCTCGTCGACGAGCGTCCCGGACGTCTCCTGCTCGGGCCGGCGGCGGCGGACGAATTCCAGATAGTCGTCGTCCGGGACGAAGCAGATCTCCTGGCTCTCGGCCTTGTCATGGACGGGGAGGTCGCGTCCCTTCGCAAGGGCGCGGACCTCGGCCTTGGCGAACTGCCCGATCGGGAAGAGGATGCTCTCGAGGAGTTCGGGGGCGAGCCCCGAAAGGACGTACGATTGGTCCTTGTCCCGGTCGAGGCCGCGGCCGACGCGGGTCGAGCCGTCGGCGGCGCGGGCGATCCGGGCGTAGTGGCCGGTCGCGACGAAATCGGCCCCGACCTGCTTGGCATAGTCCCAGAGCCGGCCGAACTTGAGCCAGATGTTGCACATGACGCAGGGGTTCGGCGTGCGCCCCGCGAAGTACTCGTCTGCGAAGTAGTCCTGGATGCGGCCGAACTCGCGTTCGAAGTCGAGGACGAAGAACGGGATCTCAAGCCGGTCGGCGACCCGGCGGGCGTCGAGCGCGTCGGCGACGCTGCAGCAGGTCTTGGAGCGTCGCTCCTCGGACTCGCCGTGCGAGCCGGTGCGCATGAAGAGGCCGACGACGTCGTAACCGTCGGCCTTCAACAGGTGCGCGGCGACGGAGCTGTCGACTCCGCCGCTCATCGCCAGGACGACGCGCTGGGGCATGCTCGCGGGAGTCCCTGGGTCGGAGGATGCGCCGCGGGCGTCCGGGGACGCCGCGGCGCGGGGGGTCACTTGGCGTTGGCCGCGGCCTCGGCCTTGGCCTTCTTGGTGGCCTGCTTGGCGGCCCGGCGCTCGGCCTTGGCGGCCTTGGCGTCGGCGGCGGCGGCCCCGGTGCTGAACCGCTCCTTGAGGCGGACGGCCTTGCCCGAACGCTCGCGGAGGTAGTACAGCTTGGCGCGGCGGACCTTGCCCGAGCGCTTGACGACGATGTCGGCGATCCGCGGCGAGTGGATCGGGAACTTCCGCTCCACGCCCTCGCCCTGGACGATCCGGCGGACGACGAACATCTCGCGGGTGTTGGCCCCGGAGCGGGCGATCACCACGCCGTTGAAGAGCTGGATGCGCTCCTTGTCGCCTTCCAGGATGCGGACGTGGACGTCGACCGTGTCGCCGATCTCGAACTTGGGCAGCTTGTCTTTCATGCTGCTCTGTTCGACCGCGGTCATGAATCGATTTTGCATGGCTCTGCCTTTCGAGCGGCCCGTCCGGCGGGCCGGCGTGCATCGGACTTTCGTTCGTGGGGTGTCTGGGCGTTGTCTTGGCTCGCGGCCGGCGACGGCGTCGTTCAGCGGCGGTGTTCGCGGCGCCAGCGGGCGATGGCCGCGTGGTCGCCGCTGAGCAGGACTTCCGGGACGGCCAGCCCGCGGTAGTCGCGGGGGCGGGTGTAGTGGGGGTATTCGAGCCCGCCGTCGGGCCCGAACGACTCGTCGACCGCGCTCTCGGCGTCGCCGAGGACGCCGGGGACCAGTCGGGCGACCGCGTCGATCACGACCATCGCGGCCGGCTCGCCGCCCGACAGGACGAAATCGCCCACCGACAGCAACTCGGGCCTGAGGATCTCGACGACGCGCTCGTCGAAGCCCTCGTACCGCCCGCAGACCAGGGTCAACCGTCCCTTCCCGGCCAGCTCCGCGGCCCTCGCCTGATCGAACCGCCTCCCCTGGGGGGAGAGGACGATCAACTCGCCCGGGGGCTCGACCGCGGACCGCACGGCCTCGACCGCAGCGACGACGGGGGGGGCCATCAGGACCATCCCCGGGCCGCCCCCGAAGGGCCGGTCGTCCACCTGCTTGTGCCGGCCTTCGGCCCACTCGCGGATGTCCCAAAGGTGGACCGCGACGAGTTCCTTGGCGAGCGCCCGGCCGACGATGCTCTCGCCCAGGAACCCGGCGAAGAGGCCGGGGAAGAGCGTGAGGATGTCGATCCGCAGCGGCGGCGAGGCGGGTGACATGGGCCGGCCCGTCCCGGGGTCAGGAAGCCTGCGGGGCGGCTTCGGCGGCGGGCGCGACGGCGGCCGGGGCCGGAGTCGGGGCCGGCTTGGGCAGCTCCCAGGGCTCGCCCGGGCCGGGCTTGGCGACCTTGAACCGGCGGAGGATCGCCGCGACCTTGTCCGAGGGCTGGGCGCCGACGCTCAGCCAGTAGCGGATGCGGTCGGCGTTCAGGACCGTCTGGGTCTCGGGGTTCCGCGACATCGGGTCGTAGTGGCCCAGCTCCTCGATGGAGCGGCCGTCGCGCGGGCTGCGGGAGTCCATGGCGCAGATCCTGAAGAAAGGCCTGTGCCGTCGTCCCATCGACTTCATCCGGATACGAACCACTCGCGGACTCCTCTCGAACTTCCAGGTCCCCCGATCGGGCCCCGCCGGAACGACCGGCTCGGGCGTGGTCGGGGATGAACTCGGTCCTGCCGAAAATGCCCCGGGGCTCTCGCCGTGCTCGAAGTCGGCAGGGGCGGGCTGGGGCGGTTGCTTCCTCGTGTCTGGTGCGGGGCGGGGCTCAGGCCCCGGGGCGGTCGCGCTCCTCGCGGCGTTTCTTGCGTTCTTCCTTCTCGCGCTGCTTGCGGAGCTTCTCGCGCTCCTTGGGGGAGAGCCGCTTGCCGGTGCCGACCTTGGGGGTCATGAGCTTGGCCATCGGGTTGCTGGCCGCGGCCCGTCCCAGGCCGGTCATGGCCTTGATCTTGTCGAGCATGCTCATCTGGGCCATCTGCTTGACGAACGAGGCCATCGCGTCGAACTGCTTGACCAGCCCGGAGACGTCCGACGGCTCGACCCCCGCGCCGGCGGCGATCCGGCGGCGGCGGGCGATGTCGATCAGGTCGGGGCGGCTGCGCTCGCGGGGCGTCATGCTGTCGATGATGCCCTGGATCCGGCGGATCTCGGCGTCGGCGTCGATGTTGCCCAGGTTCTCGGACATCTGGCCCATGCCCGGGAACATGCCCATGACGTCCTGGACCGAGCCCATCTTCTTGATCTGGACGATCTGCTTGCGGAAGTCCTCAAGGTCGAACTTCCCCTTGGCCATCTTCTCCTGCTGGAGCCGGGCCTCCTCGGCGTCGACGGCCGACTGGGCGGCCTCGACCAGGCCGACGATGTCGCCCATGCCGAGCATCTGGCCCACGAGCCGCTCGGGGTCGAACGGCTCCAGCTTGTCGAGCTTCTCGCCCTTGCCGACGAACTTGATCGGGACGCCGGTCACCTTGCGGACCGACAGGGCCGCGCCGCCGCGGGCGTCGCCGTCGAGCTTGGTGAGGATGACGCCGTCGAGTTCCAGGGCCTTGTTGAACGCCTCGGCCGAGGCCACGGCGTCCTGGCCGGTCATGGCGTCGCAGACGAAGAAAACCTGATGGGGCCTGACCTTCTTCTCGATCTGGACCAGCTCAGCCATCAGCTCGTCGTCGACGTGGAGCCGGCCGGCGGTATCGAGGATGAGCGTGTCGCAGCCCCTTCGGTTGGCCTCGATCAGGGCGTCCTGGCAGAGCTTGACGGGGTTCGTCCCGGTCTCCGAGAAGACGGGCACCCCCACCTGCTCGCCGACGACCTTGAGCTGCTCGACGGCGGCCGGCCGCTGGAGGTCGGCCGCGACGAGCATCGGCCGCCGCTCCTGCGCGACCAGCAGCTTCGCCAGTTTGCCCGACGTCGTCGTCTTGCCCGAGCCCTGCAGGCCGCAGAGCATGATGACGGTCGGGCCCGACTTCTCGAACCGGATCGTGGGGTCGGACGGCCCCATCGTCTCGATCATCTCGTCGTGGACGAGCTTGACGATCTGCTGCTCGGGCCGGACGCTCTTGACGACCTGGGTGCCGACCGCCTTCTCCTGGACGCGCGCCATGAAGTCCTGGACGACGTTGTAATTCACGTCGGCTTCCAGGAGCGCCGTGCGCACCTCGCGCAGGCCCTCTTTCATGTTGGCTTCGGTCAGGACGCCGCTGACGCGGAACCGCTTGAAGGCGGTGGACAGGCGCTTTTGCAGGTCGTCGAACATGACTCGTCTTGGGATCCACGGGCGGAGGAGGTCGCGAATCGACCATCATAACGCCCGATCTCGGGCCTGGCAACGCGTTTTCAAGCGCGGGCCTCCGTCACCGTTCGGGCCCGTCTCAAGCCGGCGCGGTTACAGCCGCTTGAGGCGGCGGGCCATCGTCCGGAAGGAGAACGGGGCCTTGAACCGCTCGTCCAGTGCGGTCGCGGCCTCTTCGATCGCGTCCGCGGGCTCCGGCTTCTCGGCTGTGGAGGCGATCACCACGAAGCCGGCGCCGTTAGGCAGCTTGCAGGCGTAGGTGTTGGGGAAGGCCTTGCGGATGTCGCTCATGTCCTGCAGGACGGAGTTGTGGGGGTTGAGGTTGAAGACGACCACCCCGGCGGGGGCGAGCCGCTGCTTCACCTGCTCGTAGAAGGCCAGGGTCTTCAGGTGCAGCGGGGCACCCGTCGCGTCGGTGCCCCCCGATGGGCGGAGGAAGGCGTCCATGTAGATGATGTCGTACTTCGCGTCGGATTCTCGGAGATGTACCAGGCCGTCGCACAGCTTGACGTCGACGTTCCCGCCCGATTTCACGCCGAAGAAGCGGTCGGCGACGCTAACGATCAGGGGATCGATCTCGACGACATCCAGCTTGACCGCGGGGTCGTGGATCTTGAGGAAATGGACCATCGCCCCGCCCCCCAGTCCCACAAGCAAGGCTCGCTTCGGCTGGGGCCTTAAGATGTAGCTGAGGAACATGTTCCTCGTGTAAGGGATTCGCAGGTCGTCGGGACGTTTGAGGTCGACCTGGCTCTCGATGACCTCCTCGCCGTTGTCGCGGACGAAGTAGAGCGTCCGCATGCTCCCCTCCCGTTTCACCTTGACGTGGGAGTAGTTCGAAACCTCGTCAAGCTCGACCGTGAGGGGGACCTGGAGGCAGGCCCCAAACGCCGAGCCTGCAGCCGTGAGCGTCGCCGCGACGGCGAGGAGCAAGGCCCAGGCGGACGTCGTCCACCGAGAGTCCGAGTGCAGCTGGCGAATGAGGCGCATGCAAGTCTCCTGGTGCTGGACGATTCTCGCTTCCCAGACCGGTCTCGCTCGAAGTCGAACGGCGTGCATCACGCCAGCAGGTCGCCCCGGATCGTGCGGAGTCGGGCGACGGCCGCCTTGGGGGAGCCGTCGGGCCGGTGCAGGCCGCCGTGGGGGTAGAGGTGGGTGATCCCGTCGCTCGGCTGGAGCCAGTTCACCGCACGCACGAAGGGCTTGGCGACGGCCAGCGAGGTCCAGCGCGCAGCCCATTCGGCCTGGCTCGCCTCAGTGGGGGGGGCGGGCCATTGCCAGACTTCCACCTTCACGTTCGCGTCGGCGTTCGGATCCGGCGTCGCGGCCGAGGGCGCGACCAGCGTCACGTTGAGGGGGACGTTGAGCAGCGAGTACAGGTCCAGCAGCCGTGAAAACTCGAACAGGTCGCGGCCGTCGCTCCCCGGGTTGGAGTAGCCTGGGGCGATCTCCAGCGCGACACTCGAGATCCCCACGTCCGACCGGATCAGGTAATCGCATAAGTGCAGAGGACCGAGCTGGAACCGGCTGGAGCTCATCCATTCCATCCAGGGCCGGTCGATACCCAAACAGAGCTGCGCCGCCGGATCGGCCTGGCGGGCGACCTGGAGCGCGCGGGCGGTGATTCGGATCTGGTCCTCCTCGCCGAGGCCCAGGACGTCGTGCCCGGCCGGGCGATGGGCGACGTGCCAGATGGGGACCTTGCCGCGGTAGCGGGTGACGACCTGGCGGACGTAGTCGGCGACGAAGCTGCTGATCGTGTCGACGTCGCCGTCCCAGAGCCAGATCCAGTCCGGGAGGCACGCCGCCCGGAACTCGATCAGGGGGCCGCCCTCGACGTTCAGGTGATGCTTGCGTGCCCAGGCGACCTGGGCGTCGAGCAAGTCCCAACGGTGCTTGCCCTCGGAAGGGGCCACGTCCTTCCAGGACGCCGCCGTCTGCGCCGTGTTGAAGGTCGAGGGCCAAGTCGCCGAACCCGCGGCCTTATCGGGATCGCCCGAAAGCACGCAGCCGAGGTTGGTGGAAAGTCGGCCGGCGACGGCGAGGCGGTTCTGGAGCACCTGGGCGAGGTACGTCTCGGTCAGCTGGGCCCCGGCGAGGCTGGACGCTTCCAGGCTCTCCTGCGCCGCGGCGTAGGAGGCGTCGGGATCGTCGGCGAGCAAGGCCGCGCGCACGAAGGCGCGGCGGGAGGTGCGCATCAGGTCGTCGAGCGTCGATTCGGTCCGAAGTCCGAGCTGGGTCCAGTCGGCCGACTGGTTTCGCACGTCGTTGAGCTTCCCGCGAGCCAGCTCCAGGGCCAGGACGTACGGGGCGGCCCGCTCGCCGAGCGTGGCGGTCCCCACGACGGGCGAGCCGAAGCCGGCGATCGGCCAGGGCGTGAACAGCCGGCCGCTCTCGCTCGAATCGCTCGTGCAGGTCATCAGGCCGTTGCGGAAATCGAGGCCCAGCCGGCCCGGGGTCCGGTCCAGGCCGGTCGTGTAGACGCGACGCTGGCTCGCCAACTTCCCGGCGATCTCGTTCGAGGGCAGCCTGAACTTGAGAACCCCCATGCCTTGCGTCCACCCGAGATCTTGGGCCTGCGTTCCGGGGCCGAGCGGCGGCGGCGGTCGGTCGCGACCGGGGGG
The DNA window shown above is from Paludisphaera mucosa and carries:
- the ffh gene encoding signal recognition particle protein gives rise to the protein MFDDLQKRLSTAFKRFRVSGVLTEANMKEGLREVRTALLEADVNYNVVQDFMARVQEKAVGTQVVKSVRPEQQIVKLVHDEMIETMGPSDPTIRFEKSGPTVIMLCGLQGSGKTTTSGKLAKLLVAQERRPMLVAADLQRPAAVEQLKVVGEQVGVPVFSETGTNPVKLCQDALIEANRRGCDTLILDTAGRLHVDDELMAELVQIEKKVRPHQVFFVCDAMTGQDAVASAEAFNKALELDGVILTKLDGDARGGAALSVRKVTGVPIKFVGKGEKLDKLEPFDPERLVGQMLGMGDIVGLVEAAQSAVDAEEARLQQEKMAKGKFDLEDFRKQIVQIKKMGSVQDVMGMFPGMGQMSENLGNIDADAEIRRIQGIIDSMTPRERSRPDLIDIARRRRIAAGAGVEPSDVSGLVKQFDAMASFVKQMAQMSMLDKIKAMTGLGRAAASNPMAKLMTPKVGTGKRLSPKEREKLRKQREKEERKKRREERDRPGA
- a CDS encoding endo-1,4-beta-xylanase, encoding MGVLKFRLPSNEIAGKLASQRRVYTTGLDRTPGRLGLDFRNGLMTCTSDSSESGRLFTPWPIAGFGSPVVGTATLGERAAPYVLALELARGKLNDVRNQSADWTQLGLRTESTLDDLMRTSRRAFVRAALLADDPDASYAAAQESLEASSLAGAQLTETYLAQVLQNRLAVAGRLSTNLGCVLSGDPDKAAGSATWPSTFNTAQTAASWKDVAPSEGKHRWDLLDAQVAWARKHHLNVEGGPLIEFRAACLPDWIWLWDGDVDTISSFVADYVRQVVTRYRGKVPIWHVAHRPAGHDVLGLGEEDQIRITARALQVARQADPAAQLCLGIDRPWMEWMSSSRFQLGPLHLCDYLIRSDVGISSVALEIAPGYSNPGSDGRDLFEFSRLLDLYSLLNVPLNVTLVAPSAATPDPNADANVKVEVWQWPAPPTEASQAEWAARWTSLAVAKPFVRAVNWLQPSDGITHLYPHGGLHRPDGSPKAAVARLRTIRGDLLA
- a CDS encoding spermidine synthase, yielding MRLIRQLHSDSRWTTSAWALLLAVAATLTAAGSAFGACLQVPLTVELDEVSNYSHVKVKREGSMRTLYFVRDNGEEVIESQVDLKRPDDLRIPYTRNMFLSYILRPQPKRALLVGLGGGAMVHFLKIHDPAVKLDVVEIDPLIVSVADRFFGVKSGGNVDVKLCDGLVHLRESDAKYDIIYMDAFLRPSGGTDATGAPLHLKTLAFYEQVKQRLAPAGVVVFNLNPHNSVLQDMSDIRKAFPNTYACKLPNGAGFVVIASTAEKPEPADAIEEAATALDERFKAPFSFRTMARRLKRL